From the genome of Ptychodera flava strain L36383 chromosome 22, AS_Pfla_20210202, whole genome shotgun sequence, one region includes:
- the LOC139122608 gene encoding arginine-binding periplasmic protein-like has translation MASSTVVGVLFVSVLLQGTFAYQGLLGFLMSSSKKADETGHGRNDFNEPWLFATGLGLGKPFEYLDADGNIHGFHKDLMMEVCKEAGQDCDVIYDNYENCYRHEESGGAVAGEGILAQWYDGCIGYFRTPQRVPLFSFSVPIYKSDNPYGEFYVLKGNPKGVDLADVTGKRVAFLSGWAADEKCLALDGTVDLSPLPIDNKIYLKKMYKVLHLLREGEVDAVFVPSKAMPEDTDDLEKLGSSIERASENHDLSVHYLFKKGSRAVDWFNPAFERLKANGKYHKLL, from the exons ttCAGGGAACGTTTGCTTACCAGGGACTGCTGGGGTTCCTCATG TCTTCCTCGAAGAAGGCCGATGAGACCGGGCACGGTCGCAATGACTTCAACGAGCCGTGGTTGTTTGCAACCGGTCTCGGTCTTGGCAAACCGTTCGAATACCT GGACGCAGATGGCAACATACACGGATTCCACAAGGATCTGATGATGGAAG TCTGTAAAGAAGCTGGTCAGGATTGTGATGTCATTTATGACAACTATGAAAACTGTTATCGTCACGAAGAGTCTGGTGGCGCCGTAGCCGGAGAAG GCATACTAGCTCAATGGTATGACGGGTGCATTGGATATTTCCGGACACCTCAACGTGTTCCGTTATTCAGCTTCAGCGTACCTATCTACAAATCTGACAACCCGTATGGAGAATTTTACGTCCTGAAAGGCAACCCAAAAGGAGTTGACCTTGCTGACGTCACCGGAAAACGCGTTG CTTTCTTGAGCGGATGGGCGGCCGATGAAAAGTGCCTCGCTCTCGATGGTACAGTCGACCTGAGTCCCTTGCCCATCGACAACAAGATATACTTGAAGAAGATGTACAAGGTCTTACACCTTCTGAGAGAAGGGGAG GTTGACGCAGTTTTTGTGCCGTCCAAAGCCATGCCCGAAGACACTGACGATCTGGAGAAGCTCGGGTCGAGCATCGAGCGTGCCTCTGAAAACCACGATCTCTCGGTACACTACCTATTCAAGAAGGGAAGTCGTGCTGTTGATTGGTTCAACCCAGCCTTTGAACGTCTCAAGGCAAACGGAAAGTACCACAAACTGCTATGA